The stretch of DNA NNNNNNNNNNNNNNNNNNNNNNNNNNNNNNNNNNNNNNNNNNNNNNNNNNNNNNNNNNNNNNNNNNNNNNNNNNNNNNNNNNNNNNNNNNNNNNNNNNNNNNNNNNNNNNNNNNNNNNNNNNNNNNNNNNNNNNNNNNNNNNNNNNNNNNNNNNNNNNNNNNNNNNNNNNNNNNNNNNNNNNNNNNNNNNNNNNNNNNNNNNNNNNNNNNNNNNNNNNNNNNNNNNNNNNNNNNNNNNNNNNNNNNNNNNNNNNNNNNNNNNNNNNNNNNNNNNNNNNNNNNNNNNNNNNNNNNNNNNNNNNNNNNNNNNNNNNNNNNNNNNNNNNNNNNNNNNNNNNNNNNNNNNNNNNNNNNNNNNNNNNNNNNNNNNNNNNNNNNNNNNNNNNNNNNNNNNNNNNNNNNNNNNNNNNNNNNNNNNNNNNNNNNNNNNNNNNNNNNNNNNNNNNNNNNNNNNNNNNNNNNNNNNNNNNNNNNNNNNNNNNNNNNNNNNNNNNNNNNNNNNNNNNNNNNNNNNNNNNNNNNNNNNNNNNNNNNNNNNNNNNNNNNNNNNNNNNNNNNNNNNNNNNNNNNNNNNNNNNNNNNNNNNNNNNNNNNNNNNNNNNNNNNNNNNNNNNNNNNNNNNNNNNNNNNNNNNNNNNNNNNNNNNNNNNNNNNNNNNNNNNNNNNNNNNNNNNNNNNNNNNNNNNNNNNNNNNNNNNNNNNNNNNNNNNNNNNNNNNNNNNNNNNNNNNNNNNNNNNNNNNNNNNNNNNNNNNNNNNNNNNNNNNNNNNNNNNNNNNNNNNNNNNNNNNNNNNNNNNNNNNNNNNNNNNNNNNNNNNNNNNNNNNNNNNNNNNNNNNNNNNNNNNNNNNNNNNNNNNNNNNNNNNNNNNNNNNNNNNNNNNNNNNNNNNNNNNNNNNNNNNNNNNNNNNNNNNNNNNNNNNNNNNNNNNNNNNNNNNNNNNNNNNNNNNNNNNNNNNNNNNNNNNNNNNNNNNNNNNNNNNNNNNNNNNNNNNNNNNNNNNNNNNNNNNNNNNNNNNNNNNNNNNNNNNNNNNNNNNNNNNNNNNNNNNNNNNNNNNNNNNNNNNNNNNNNNNNNNNNNNNNNNNNNNNNNNNNNNNNNNNNNNNNNNNNNNNNNNNNNNNNNNNNNNNNNNNNNNNNNNNNNNNNNNNNNNNNNNNNNNNNNNNNNNNNNNNNNNNNNNNNNNNNNNNNNNNNNNNNNNNNNNNNNNNNNNNNNNNNNNNNNNNNNNNNNNNNNNNNNNNNNNNNNNNNNNNNNNNNNNNNNNNNNNNNNNNNNNNNNNNNNNNNNNNNNNNNNNNNNNNNNNNNNNNNNNNNNNNNNNNNNNNNNNNNNNNNNNNNNNNNNNNNNNNNNNNNNNNNNNNNNNNNNNNNNNNNNNNNNNNNNNNNNNNNNNNNNNNNNNNNNNNNNNNNNNNNNNNNNNNNNNNNNNNNNNNNNNNNNNNNNNNNNNNNNNNNNNNNNNNNNNNNNNNNNNNNNNNNNNNNNNNNNNNNNNNNNNNNNNNNNNNNNNNNNNNNNNNNNNNNNNNNNNNNNNNNNNNNNNNNNNNNNNNNNNNNNNNNNNNNNNNNNNNNNNNNNNNNNNNNNNNNNNNNNNNNNNNNNNNNNNNNNNNNNNNNNNNNNNNNNNNNNNNNNNNNNNNNNNNNNNNNNNNNNNNNNNNNNNNNNNNNNNNNNNNNNNNNNNNNNNNNNNNNNNNNNNNNNNNNNNNNNNNNNNNNNNNNNNNNNNNNNNNNNNNNNNNNNNNNNNNNNNNNNNNNNNNNNNNNNNNNNNNNNNNNNNNNNNNNNNNNNNNNNNNNNNNNNNNNNNNNNNNNNNNNNNNNNNNNNNNNNNNNNNNNNNNNNNNNNNNNNNNNNNNNNNNNNNNNNNNNNNNNNNNNNNNNNNNNNNNNNNNNNNNNNNNNNNNNNNNNNNNNNNNNNNNNNNNNNNNNNNNNNNNNNNNNNNNNNNNNNNNNNNNNNNNNNNNNNNNNNNNNNNNNNNNNNNNNNNNNNNNNNNNNNNNNNNNNNNNNNNNNNNNNNNNNNNNNNNNNNNNNNNNNNNNNNNNNNNNNNNNNNNNNNNNNNNNNNNNNNNNNNNNNNNNNNNNNNNNNNNNNNNNNNNNNNNNNNNNNNNNNNNNNNNNNNNNNNNNNNNNNNNNNNNNNNNNNNNNNNNNNNNNNNNNNNNNNNNNNNNNNNNNNNNNNNNNNNNNNNNNNNNNNNNNNNNNNNNNNNNNNNNNNNNNNNNNNNNNNNNNNNNNNNNNNNNNNNNNNNNNNNNNNggggagggggagggggcgggCTGCGCAGGGCGACGCCTCacgccccgccgccgccccgcagAGTCCTTCGCCACGCCGCAGCACACGGACCGCGGGCCGTCGGAGCTGCGGCTGCTGCTCGTCGGGAAGAACCGCGGCGGGAGGAGCGCGACGGGGAACAGCATCCTGGGGCGGGCGGCCTTCGAGTCACGCCTGTCCACGCACGCGGTGACGCGGACCAGCGAGCGGCAGAGCCGGCCGTGGGAGGGCTTCGCCGTGCACGTGGTCGACACGCCCGACGCCTTCGACTCGCCCGAGCAAAGCGCCCGCTCCTGCCTCGAGCTCGCCCGCTGCGTGCTGCTGTCGGCGCCGGGGCCGCACGCGCTGGTGCTGGTGACGCAGCTGGGCCGCTTCACGCAGGAGGACGAGGCGGCCGTCCGGCAAGTGTGGCGGGTGTTCGGGCGCGGGGCCGCCGAGCGCACCGTCGTGCTCTTCACGCGCGGGGACGAGCTGAGGGACGGCTCCCTGCGGCGGCACGTGGAGGAAACCGGCACCGCCGCGCTGCGGGAGCTGGTGCGGGACTGCGGGGGCCGCTGCTGCGCTTTCGACAACCGGGGGGGCGGGGAGAGCCAGGtcgaggagctgctgcagacGGTGCTGCGCATGCTGGGGGGAGACCCGAGCGCCCACTACGAGAACGAGCTCTACGCCCGCGCCACGCAGCTCCTGGACCGCCCCGACATCGACTTCGAGCAGAAATGCGAGCTTCTGGCCAAGGATGTGGAGCGGCAGCTGCGGGGGCCGTGGTAcatgcagctcctgcaggggcTGTGGCACAGCCCGGTCGTGCAGTGGTTGTGCAACACGAGGGGCGGGCGGTTcctgcgctgctgctgctgctgctgcatcctcGTGGCGGTGCTGGCCGGCAGGCGTGTCCGGCGCAGCATGTTCTCCTGGGGCTGGCAGCGCGCTGTCTCACTGTACAACCGCTTCTTGCGCTAGCTGGCAGAGCTGCGCTGCGTTGCTTCTCCCTGGGAAATGCACCGCGTTGCCGCCCTGCAAAACACGCGGCCGCTTTTCCTTGTAACGGGCTGCGCATCTCGGCATGAATACAACAGCACAAAGCGTGAGCCTGCCGCGTTGCGTTGTGGTTTCGTCCCCATCTCGCTGCCAGCAGCGTGGCCGGGCCATGGTGGGGACAGCGTCAGGGACAGagatgggcagcagctgctgggaaatgcCCACGTGCTGCTGGGAGAACACGGAGCACCCGGGCAGAGGGAGCAACACCCACGGGATGGGAACAGAGCCCACAAGATGGGAGCTGCACCCATGGGATGGGAACTGCACCCATGGGAGGGGACCCATCCCAAAGAAGCTCTGGATGCAgcagggtggggatggggtcGGTTGTGGGGCCCTCACTGCCGTGGTCTGAGCACTCCCCATGTCCCCGCGGGCTGGTGGGGCGGGTGCGGGGTCTGGGGAGATCC from Numida meleagris isolate 19003 breed g44 Domestic line unplaced genomic scaffold, NumMel1.0 unplaced_Scaffold180, whole genome shotgun sequence encodes:
- the LOC110390743 gene encoding GTPase IMAP family member 1-like, which gives rise to GAGCAGRRLTPRRRPAESFATPQHTDRGPSELRLLLVGKNRGGRSATGNSILGRAAFESRLSTHAVTRTSERQSRPWEGFAVHVVDTPDAFDSPEQSARSCLELARCVLLSAPGPHALVLVTQLGRFTQEDEAAVRQVWRVFGRGAAERTVVLFTRGDELRDGSLRRHVEETGTAALRELVRDCGGRCCAFDNRGGGESQVEELLQTVLRMLGGDPSAHYENELYARATQLLDRPDIDFEQKCELLAKDVERQLRGPWYMQLLQGLWHSPVVQWLCNTRGGRFLRCCCCCCILVAVLAGRRVRRSMFSWGWQRAVSLYNRFLR